One window of the Eucalyptus grandis isolate ANBG69807.140 chromosome 8, ASM1654582v1, whole genome shotgun sequence genome contains the following:
- the LOC120287033 gene encoding nucleolar protein 3-like: MWVETAWCPMSIDRGIVTIMMDAAFEKGTTNPKDRVMINAKDPKLEENPHSPVYSAEGANWSEEGEIVEPEEEGPEEDQEMEDPKEELKEEEPEEEPEEDPEDDPEYDPDED; the protein is encoded by the exons atgtgggtagAGACGGCTTGGTGCCCCATGAGCATCGATCGTGGTATCGTCACTATCATGATGG ATGCAGCATTCGAAAAAGGGACTACAAATCCCAAGGACAGAGTGATGATCAATGCCAAAGATCCTAAGCTTGAGGAAAATCCTCATTCTCCAGTGTACTCAGCTGAGGGTGCTAACTGGAGCGAGGAAGGGGAGATTGTGGAGCCTGAGGAGGAGGGACCGGAAGAGGATCAGGAGATGGAAGACCCCAAAGAAGAgcttaaagaagaagaaccgGAAGAGGAACCAGAGGAGGATCCAGAGGATGATCCAgagtatgacccggatgaggactga